A stretch of DNA from Sphingomonas ginkgonis:
GGTCGCCGATCGAAGGACCTCCGCGATCAGCATCGCCTTCAGCGTCGGCACGAGTTCCGCCGTCGCGCAGCTTGTCGCCTCCCCAAGAGAGGTCGTCAGCGAGAGGATGGAGCGGCGACGTTCGACCGCCAGCCAGGCTGCGGCGGGTTGATTGCGACCTCGGACCAGGCTCCTGAACGGAGTGACGATCGCGTCGCGAAGCGAGGCGGGAAAATGGATGTCGATCGCCACGCCGCCGAGTTCGATGGGCAAGGCTAGAGCATTCGCCGGACGCGCGCGGGAGACAGGTCCCGACGGTCCCGCCCGCGGATCCTGCGCCCGGGCCGGCGCGAACTGCCGAAGCGCCTCCGTCAACCGCTCCGCGGCGGGCTCGACCGTTCGAACGTTCGCGCGCTGCACTTCGAAGACGGCCTGGTGCGCTTCGCTGAACACCAGGCAATGATCGTCAACCCAGCCGATCACCGGGGGCGCGCTGCCCTTCCCGTACAGGACGTCGCCGGTGCCTTCATCCGCGTGCGTCCTGATGACTGCTTCGCCCATCGGTGACCGGTTCGGGCGTTCAGTGATGGTGTTTCGAATGCGCCTTGAGATTGGTTCGCCCGGGCGGTCCGGAATGGGTGTGGTTCTTGTCGCCCCAGCCATGCCCCGGCTTGCCACTCGATGCGGCGATGGCCTTCGAGCTCATCGACGTCGACAGTAGGAAAGTGACGGCCGGCGGAGTGACCAGCGCGAACGTCCCGCATTTCTTGAGAAAGTCGCGGCGATCGTCTTCGTCTGGGCGCGGATCATCGTTGTTCATGATGCTACTCCCATTGCAGCCTGGCGGTTTTGCTGCCGGCAAGGCCAGCCGGTCAAACGCTCCGAGGTTCTACAACCTCTTGGTCATCCCCTATCGCACGAAGGTCCCGGAGGGGTTGTGATTTAGAGGAGAGGCGGCGCCGGGGGGGGGTGGGCGCCCTGGCGCGTGTCTCACTCATTTCGACCGTCGGGGTGCATCGATGGGACTTCGGCCGTTCGGCCCATCCTCAAGCGGCCCGTTGTTGCGCCGTCTGACGAGTTGGATCATCATCCGAAAGATGGACTTCATGAAGTGGCTCAACTCGCTGGGCGAGCTGCTTTACGAAGTGATGAGCTGGCTCATCTTCTATCCTATCACCTTGTGGCGATCCGTCACCCATCCGCTGCGCATGATGGCCTATGCCGACAGCGAGCTGCACGACCGGCAGACAGAGCAGTTCACGGACACGCTGAACCCGCCCCTGTTTCTCATCCTGTCGCTGCTGCTGACGCAGGAGATCGACGAGGCGCTGGGCGGCGGCGTCAACCCGATCGTCGCCAAGCAGACCGGGCTTGCCGCCCTCATCACCGACAGCACGACGCTGCTGGCGCTGCGACTGGTCCTCTTCTCGCTGTTCCCGCTGATGATGTCGGCGCGCCTCCTGCGCGCCCAGGGCACCAGCCTCACGCGCCAGTGCCTCAAGCCGCCTTTCTATGCCCAGTGCTACGCCTGCGCGCCGTTCGCCCTCGTTCTCGGGATCGGGGTTTCGCTGGGCCATGTTTCCGTTCCGCATGCCGGTCTCGCGAGCGGCTTGCTGTCGATCCTGTCGGTGACCGGCTATCTCGCCGCCGAGACGCTGTGGTTCTCCCGCCGGCTCAACCAGCCGGTTGGCAGGGGGCTGCTGCATGCGCTCCGCGCCTTCTTCACCGCGGCGGTGCTGGCAATCGCCATCGGCGCGCTGTTCGTGGTGCGCTGACCCTTCCCGCAGCGAACTGGACCGGCCCGAAGCATGGGATTAGGCTCGCCACCGTTCGCCTGAAGCCGACTCGCTTGCTCGTGGGAGGTTCGGATGCGTGGCCTGTCTGTCGTCTGCTTGATCGCCGTCACCGCCGCCGGCGGGATTGCTCTTCCCCAACATGCGCTCGCGCAATCGACCGGCCTGGAAGACATGGTCGGTGCGCGCGCCGGGCAGGCCGAGCTCGAGCTGCAGCGACGCGGCTACCGCAACACGGGGGGCGAGCAGGGCGACGATCGGTCCTATACCTTCTGGTGGAACGCTGATCGGCGCCAGTGCGTGACGATTGCCACGATGGACGGCCGCTACGCCTCGATCACCGCCTCTCCGCCGCCCGACTGTCGCCAGTCTGCGGACAATCGCCCCGCGTCCCGACCGCGCCCCGGCTATGCGCCGGACCCCGCCTTCGGCCGGCCGGCCCAGCCGCCCTATCCGAAACTCGGTGACGATGTCTCCGGCGGTGAGCCTTCAATAGGGGGGCGTCCGGTCGATCTTGCGCTCGTCTGCTTCGGCGGCGGGTCGCGCAATGGGGTGGGCACTGATTCGGCCTGGGTCTGGAACCCGGCTCGCGAGCGGTACGAGAACCGCAGCTATCCGCAGACGACGATCGAGGAATTCGACGCGACGCTGATGGTCCAGATCGGCGCGGGCGGCGGGCGCATCCGGCTGCCGAGGTCGCTCGTGCCGCCGATCAACTCGCGCGGGGACCGGGGCTGGTGGGACCTGTACGACGTGTCGGTCGGCCCGGCCCTGATCCGCGCCAGCTACCGCCTGAACGGCCTCAACAAGCCACGCGTCCTCATCGATCGCAGGACAGGCCGCATCAGCGTGCAAGGCACCGCCGGCTACGCCTTCCAGGGCTCGTGCGACCTGATCGGCGACAGGCCCCGGCGGTTCTGACGGATTTCGCCTGGCGGACGAGAGGCTCATTCGAGCTTGCGAAACCGAGGTGCGGAATTTTGGGGCTTTCCGAGGCACATGAACAGCGATGGTGCCGCTTACAGGACTCGAACCTGTGACCCCCTCATTACGAATGAGGTGCTCTACCAACTGAGCTAAAGCGGCGTGCCGTCGGGCGACGCGCCCTAACAAGGTGCGGGCGGGGGAGCAAGGGCCGGGGCCGCCGGCCCATGGTTTACGCTTTGGTAACCGCAACCGTTCATCTTGCTCCAGTTCGGATCGACTACGGAAAAGGGCATGGACGGCTACAGTCAGCACGGCGAATTCGACAGCGACGCGCTGGACCTGGCGCCGGCCGCGCCCGTGTCGCCCGTCGGGGACGACGAGCGGCGGATGCACGTCCGCGCCTACAACCACTGGGTCTCGCTGCTCGGCGGCCGCGACTTTCCCTCGATCGAGGATCTCGACCCCGGCAACATTGAGGATTTCGCCAGCCACAGCGTGCTGCTCGACTTCACCTCGGGCGGGGAGGACCCGGAAACCGCCTACATCGGTCAGGCGATCCGCGAGGAAGGCGGGCTCGGCCCGACCGTCCGCACCATCGCCGACGTGCCCAGCCGCTCTCTCCTGTCGCGGCTGACCGACCATTATCTCCAGATCATCGCCAACCGCGCGCCGATCGGCTTCGAGGCCGAGTTCGACAACCAGCGCGGCGACACCATCTTCTACCGCGGCATCCTGATGCCGTTCTCGTCGGACGGCGACACGATCGACTTCATCTACGGGGTCATCAACTGGAAGACCGGGGGCGAGCAGCGAGCCGCGCTCGCCGCCCGACCGCTCGCCGCGCCAGCGCTCGAGCTGACCGACCTTCACGCGGCTCCCGGCCGGGAGGAGGAGGAGCTGCTCGAGCTCGAGCAGCCGCTGCTCGACGAGGACGCCGGGCTCGCCGACCGCCTTCATGCCGCGCGCGAAACCGCCGAGACGCTGAAGGCGCTCGACGGGCGCAGCCGGGTCGCGCTCTACCGCGCGCTGGCCATGGCGTGGGACTTCACCGTCGCCGCGCGGCGGGTGCCCGATGAATATGCCTCGATCCTCGAGGACGCGGGGGTCAAGGCGCAAGCCCGCGCCCCGATGACGCCGATCGTCAAGCTCGTGTTCGGCGCCGACTATGACAAGACGCGGCTGACCGAGTTCGCCGCCGCGCTCAGCCATGCCGAACGTTGCGCGGTCGATTTCGGCGGGTTCCAGGCGTTCGTCGAGGCCTGTCCCGGGGGACTGAAGGGGCTGGTCGCGGCGGAGCGGCAGGCGCGGCGTCCCGCGGCCCGGGGCGACGATCGCGGCGAGCAGGCCCGCGCCGCGCTGCGCGAGGCGGCTCCGATCGCGCTGGAGACGGCGCTCGGCGACCGCGAGTTCGCGCTGGTGCTGCTGCGCCGGGGCGAGGATGGGGCGGTCGCGGCGGTCGCCGCGCTGGCCGACGAGGCCATGCTGGAGAAGGCGCTGCGCAAGGTGGTCTGAGCGCCCGCAGCCGCCGCCAACTCGTCTATAAAGGAGGTTGGCGGCCTTCCCCTGCCGCCGGGTCGAGCCTATAGGCCCGGGTCGTCCCCTCAATGGCAAGGTGAAGTATTGGCATGACGGCCCAGCAGCGCGTGGCGAGGTCCCTCCCTGAAGTGCTGAAGGACGCACTGCTGTGCAATGCCCTGCCCGGCGAGCTGGACGGGTTCGGCCCCGACGAGCAGCAGGAAGCGGCGGAGTTCGTGGCCCGCTGCGTCGAGCAGCGCCAGCCCGGCGAGGCGATCGTCTGCGTCGAATCCGCGGGGACGCCGCTGACCCGCCGCCGGATGCGGGTGTGCATCGCCAACGATGACATGCCGTTCCTGGTCGACAGCGTCGCCAACGCGATTGCCGGGCACGACCTGGTCGTCCATCGCCTGCTCCATCCGATCGTCAGCGCCGACCGCGACCCGGCGGGCAAGCTGCGCTTCGCCGAATGCGACCGTGGCGGCGGCGGGCTTCGCGAATCCATCATGTACATCGAATGCGACCGCGCCGACGCGCGGCTCCGCGCGGCCCTCCGCGGCGAGCTCGAGCAAGTGCTCGCCGACGTCCGCGCCGCGGTCGCCGACTGGAGCGCAATGCAGGCGCAGATGCGCGCCGATGCGGAGGCGGCGACCGCCGAGCATCCTGAGGGCGCCGCGCTGATGCAGTGGTTCGCCGACGGGGCGATGACCCTGCTCGGCTACGAGGTCGAGCGTTCGGGCCGCGAGGGCGAGGGCGGGCTCGGCCTGTTCCGCTTCCCCGGGGAGCCGACCGACGAGGGCGGCTGCGACGAGGCGATCCGCTATTTCGAGAATGGCGGGCAGGTCCCGCTGATGGCCAAGGCCGATCGCAAGTCGTCGATCCACCGGCGAGTCCCGCTCGACCTGGTCGCGGTCCCGATCCGCGAGAGCGGCAAGGTGACCGCGGTCGGGGTGCATGTCGGGCTGTGGACCAGCGAGGCGTTGAGCGCGCCGGTCGAGGACACGCCGCTGCTGCGCGACCGGCTCCGTCAGCTCGAGGAGCAGTTCGGGTTCGAGCCGACCAGCCACAGCGGCAAGGCGCTCCGCCACGCGCTGTCCTCGCTTCCGCACGACCTGCTGCTCAACCTCGACACCGACAGCGTGCGCCGGCTGGTGGTCGCCGCGATGCTGCTCGCCGACCGCCCGCAGCCGACGCTGGTGCTCGTCCGCTCGATCCTCAAGGGCCATCTGTTCGCCTGGGTGTGGCTGCCGCGCGAGGAACTCTCGACGCGGCGCCGGCTGGCGATCGGGACGATGCTCGAGGAAGCGAGCGGCGGCCGCCAGACCGCCTGGTCGGTCGACCTGGGCGACGGCGACCTCGCGCTCATCCGCTACACCTTCGCGGTCACCGCCGACATGCCCACCCCGGAAGAGGCGCTGCTCGACCGCCGGCTCTACGAGATGGTCCGTGGCTGGGTCCCGGCGCTCGAGGAGCGGCTGGTGATCGGTGCCGGCGCCAACCGCGCCCGCCGCCTGACGCTCGCCTTCGGCAACGCCTTTCCCGAGGCCTATCGCAGCCGCTATCCCGCCGCCGATGCCGCCGAGGACGTGCTCCGCCTGGAGGCGCTGGCCGACGAGAGCCGCCGTTCGGTGCGGCTCTACCGGCTGCCGTTCGATCCCCGTACGCAGCTCCGGCTCAAGCTCTACCGCCGCGGCGAGCTGGTGCCGCTGTCCGACGTCGTCCCGGTGCTCGAATTCTTCGGTTTCACCGTGCTCAAGGAGACTCCGACCCGACTCGAGGGCATCAGCGCCAACATCCACGAGTTCGCGCTCGACCTCGCCGACGGCGGCGACGCGGAGGCGCTGCTCGCCCGTGCCGAGGTGATCGAGGCGGCGATCGCCGCGGTGCTCGAGGGCAAGACCGAGAACGACAATTTCAACCAGCTGATCATCGCCGGGGTCGAGCCGCAGGCGGTGGTGTGGCTGCGCGCCTGGTTCCGCTACCTGCGTCAGACCGGCGCCAACTTCGGGCTCGCCACCGTCGCCGACGCGCTCCGCCGCGCGCCCGAGGCGACCGCAGCGCTGGTCGCCGGCTTCGTCGCCGCGCACGATCCGGCGCTCGAGGGCGACCGCGCGCAGGCGATGCGCGACCAGGGCGGGCGGCTCGACGAGGCGCTGTCGCGGGTCCAGGGCATCGACGACGATCGCATCCTGCGGCTCTACCGCTCGGTCACCGCGGCGATCATCCGCACCAACGCCTTCGCGCTCAAGCCCGACGAGGCGCTCGCCTTCAAGCTCAACAGCGCGCTGATCCCCGGGCTGCCGCGGCCGGTGCCGTGGCGCGAGATCTGGGTGTTCAGCCCGCGGGTCGAGGGCATCCACCTGCGCGGCGGGCCGGTCGCCCGCGGCGGGTTGCGCTGGTCCGACCGCCGCGACGACTTCCGCACCGAGATCCTCGGCCTGATGAAGGCGCAGATGGTCAAGAACGCGGTGATCGTTCCGACCGGCGCCAAGGGCGGTTTCTTCCCCAAGCAGCTGCCCTCGCCGGCGAACCGCGAGGCGTGGCTGGCGGAAGGGACCGAGGCCTACCGGATCTTCATCCGCTCGCTCCTCTCGGTCACCGACAACATCGTCGAGGACCAGGTCGTCCACCCGCCCGAGGTGGTCGTCCACGACGGCGACGACCCCTATTTCGTGGTCGCCGCCGACAAGGGCACCGCGACCTTCTCCGACGTCGCCAACGCGCTGGCGCTGGAGCGCAACTTCTGGCTCGGCGACGCCTTCGCCAGCGGCGGCTCCAACGGCTACGATCACAAGGCGATGGGGATCACCGCCAAGGGCGCGTGGATCAGCGTCCAGCGCCACTTCCGCGAGATGGGCATCGACATCCAGTCGGAGCCGGTGACGGTCGCCGGCTGCGGCGACATGTCGGGCGACGTGTTCGGCAACGGCATGCTGCTGTCGAAGTCGATCAAGCTGGTCGCCGCCTTTGACCATCGCCACATCTTCCTCGATCCCAACCCGGACCCGGCCGCCAGCTGGGCCGAGCGCGAGCGGATGTTCAACCTGCCGCGCTCGAGCTGGGAAGATTACGACCATTCGCTGATCAGCGCCGGCGGCGGCATCTTCCCGCGCACCCAGAAGCAGATCCCGCTCTCGCCCGAGGTTCGCGCGCTGCTCGAGGTCGAAGTGGAGACGATCGACCCGACCAGCCTCATCAACGCCATCCTGAAGGCGCCGGTCGGGCTGCTCTGGTTCGGCGGGATCGGCACCTATGTGAAGGCGTCGGGGCAGGCCAACTCGGTTGTCGGCGACCCCGCCAACGACGTCCTTCGGGTCAACGGCAGCGAGCTTCGCTGCAAGGTGATCGGGGAGGGCGCCAACCTTGCCACCACCCAGGCCGGGCGGATCGAGTTCGCCGAGCACGGCGGCCGCATCAACACCGACTTCATCGACAACAGCGCCGGCGTCGATTGCTCGGACAACGAGGTCAACATCAAGATCGCGCTCAACCGCGACGTGCGGGACGGGCGGACCAGCCTCGACGAGCGCAATGCGCTGCTGGTGCGGATGACCGACGACGTGTCGGACCTGGTGCTCGAGGACAACCGGTTGCAGACGCTGGCGCTGTCGATCGCCGAGGCGGGCGGCGCCCGCGCGCTGCCGGGCACGGTGCGGACGATCGAGATCCTCGAGGCGAGCGGCCGGCTCGACCGCACCGTCGAGGGACTGGAGCAGAGCGACGCGCTGCTGCGGCGGGCGCAGGACGGGCGCGGGCTGACCCGGCCCGAGCTGGCGGTCGTGCTCTCCATGTCCAAGCTGGCGATGCAGCAGGCGGCCGAGGACCTGCGCCTCGCCGACGACCCGCTGCTGGTCCCGCAGCTGTTCGCCGCCTTCCCGGCGGAGATGCAGCAGCGGCACGAGGAAGCGATCCGGACGCACCGGCTGCGCCACGAGATTCTCGCCACCAAGGTCGCCAACCGCATCGTCAACCGCCTCGGGCCGAGCATGGCGCTCGACATCACCGAGGAGGAGGGGGCTTCGGTCGCGCAGGTGATCACCGCCTTCCTCGCGGTCGAGCAGCTGCTCCAGCTCGACAAGCTGTGGGGCCGGATCGAGCGCGCCGAGGTCAGCGAGCAGGTCCGGATCGAGCTGTTCGACCAGGCCGCGCGGAGCGTCCGCGGGCATCTCAGCGACATGCTCCGGCTGATGCCCCCGCACGCCCGTGCGGGCGAGCTGGTCACCCGGCTCCAGCCCGGTCTCGACAAAGTCAACGCCGCGGCGCGCCGGCTCATCCGGGCCGAGGTTCGGCAGGAGGCCGAGGCGCGCCGGCAGCGGCTTCAGGCGCTCGGCGCGCCGGACGAGATCGTCCGCGGGCTGGTCAAGCTCTACGAGCTCGACGGAGTGTTCGGGATCGCCGCGCTCGGTGCCCAGCGCCATCTCGACGAGCTCGCGCTGACCCGCGCCTATGTCCGGCTCGGCGAGGCGCTCGGGCTCGACTGGGCGCAGGGCCAGCTGACCCGCTTCGCGCCCGCCGACAGCTGGGAACGGCTGCTTGCCGCCGGCCTGTCGCGCGACTTCGAGGCGCTCCGGATCGAATGGCTCGGGCGCGCCCCGGGCGAGGACCCCGAGGCGGCGGTCGAGCAGTGGGTGAAGGACCAGGGCGAGCGGATCGACCAGTTCCGCCGCCTCGTCTCGCGCGCCCGCTCGACCGGCAGCGTCAGCGTCTCCATGCTCGCGCAGATCGCCAGCCAGGCGCGGATCCTGCTCGCCCGATAAGGTCTTCGATGCGCATCCTGTTTCTGACGCCGGCACCGGATTACCCGGAGGCCTTCGACTGGGCGTACCGCCGGCAGGGAGCGGCGCTGGTCGAGGCGGGGGCGACGCTTGAGACGCGGCCGTGGACCGCGGCTGGCGACCTCGCGGAGTTCGACCTCGTGCTGCCGATCCTCGCCTGGGGGTACAACCGCCGCTACGCCGAGTGGCTGGCGTTTCTCGACCGCGCCGAGGCCGATCGCGCCCCGCTGCTGAACGCGCCGCGGCTGCTGCGCTGGAACAGCGACAAGATCTACCTCGCCGAGCTCGGCCGGCGCGGCATCCCCTCGGTCGCCACGATCGCGGTGGACACGCTCGGCGACGCGGACCTGGCGGCGGCGCGGGCGCAGTTCGGGACCGAGGCGCTGGTGGTCAAGCCGCCGGTCTCGGCCGGGGCGGACGGGACGTTCCGGATCCGCGCGGGCGAGACGACCCCGGCGGCGGTCGCGGGGCAGCGGATGCTGGTCCAGCCCTATCTCAAGGCGATCACCAGCAGCGGCGAGGTCTCGCTCTTCTACTTCGGCGGCGAGTTCAGCCACGCCATCGTCAAGCTCCCGCGCGAGGGCGACTTCCGAGTCCAGCCGACCTGGGGCGGGCACGAGCGCACCATCGCGCCGCCGCCGGCCGCCGAGGCGCTGGCGGTGCAGGCGCTGGCCGCCTGCCCCGACCAGCCGCTTTACGCCCGGGTCGACATGGTCGACGTCGGCGCGGGCGAGTGGCGGATCATGGAGCTCGAGCTGATCGAGCCGGCGCTGTTCCTCGACCATGCGGCCGACCTCGGGCGCGGCTTCGCCCAGGCCGTGCTGTCAGCCGCCGAGCGCGCGTCCGAACAGCCACTGGCGTAGCGCCGAGGTCAGGTTCGGCGGGTTCGGCGACTGCATCCGCGCCTCGTCGATCTCGGCGACGAGGGCGTTCACCGGCCGCCCGGAATCGCGCGCGGCGATCTCCAGCGCGCGCCAGAACAGCGGCTCCAGGCTGATGGAAGTCGAATGGCCGGCAATCAGGATCGAACGCTTGACCGGTGGGCTGTAGGTAAGGGTCTCCACCCTCAGTACATGTGCTGCCCGCCGTTGATGGACAAGGTCGATCCCGTCACGAAGCCGGCGTTCTCGTCGGTCAGGAACGCCACTCCCCGCGCGATCTCGTCGGCTCGTCCCAGCCGCCCGACCGGGATCCTGGCGACGATCTTGCCGAGCACGTCCTCGGGCACCGCCGCGACCATGTCGGTGTCGATGTAGCCCGGCGCGATCGCGTTGACGGTGATCCCGGTGCGGGCTCCTTCCTGCGCCAGCGCTTTGGTGAAGCCGTGAATGCCCGACTTCGCCGCGGCGTAGTTGACCTGGCCATATTGGCCGGCCTGGCCGTTGATCGAGCCGATGTTGACGATCCGCCCATATTTGCGGCCGGTCATGTCGTCCCACACCGCTTTGGCCATGTTGAAGCAGCCGCCGAGGTTGGTGTCCATCACCTCCTGCCACTTGGCATGGTCCATCCGCTTCATCGTCGTGTCGCGGGTAATGCCGGCGTTGTTGACGAGGATGTCGACCGGGCCGAGCTCCTCCGACACCTGGCGGACACCCGCCATGCAGGCGTCATAGTCGGACACGTCCCACTTGTAGGCCTTGATGCCGGTCCGGTCGGTGAAGGCCTTCGCCCGCTCGTCGTTGCCGGCATAGTTGGCGGCGACGGTCACGCCCGCGTCCTTGAGGGCGACGCTGATCGCCTCGCCGATGCCCCGCGTTCCGCCCGTGACGATCGCTACCCGTGCCATCTGCATCCTCCATTATGACTTTGGTTAATCTCTACGGTCGGTTCCACCACCCGGCAAGCTCGCGGGACAGCAGCCCGTCCAGCATGGCCATGCCCTCGTCGCTGTCGTTGAGGCAGTCGAGCGCGGCGAACTGCTCGCCCCCCGCCGCGAGGAAGGACTCGCGCCCGCGCAGGCCCAGTTCCTCGATCGTCTCGAGGCAGTCGGCGGAGAAGCCGGGGGCGGCGATGGCGATCCTTTTCACCCCTTGTGGGGGATAGGCCTCGAGCGTGGCGTCGGTCGCCGGCTCCAGCCACCTGGCGCGGCCGAAGCGGGACTGGAAGGCGACGTCGACCGGGACGCTCATCCGTTCGGAGACGAGCCGCGCGGTCTTGCGGCACTGGCAGTGATAGGGATCGCCGAGCCGGAGCGTCCGCTCGGGCATGCCGTGGAAGCTCAGCAGCAGCCGCTCGGGCTCGAAGTCGAGCGCGGCGATCTGCCGCTCGAGGCTGGCGACCAGCGCATCGATGTAGAGCGGATCGTCGTGGTAGGCAGGGAGGGTGCGGAGTGCGGGCTGCCAGCGCAGCGCGGCCATCCCCGCGAACAGCGCGTCGTGCGCCGAGGCGGTCGTCGCCCCGCTGTACTGGGGATAGAGGGGGGCGGCGAGGATCCGCTCGGCTCCCGCCTTCTTGAGCCGCTGCACCGCCGCCGCGATTCCGGGATTGCCGTAGCGCATCGCCCAGTCGACCAGCACCGTGTCGCCCCATCGCCCGGCGAGCGCGCGGGCCTGCCGCGCGGTAATCGCAGCTAGCGGCGAGCCCTCTTCGGTCCACACCTGGCGATAGGCGTGCGCCGACTTGCTCGGCCGGGTGCGCAGGACGATGCCGTGGAGGATCGGCTTCCACGCGATCCGCGGAATCTCGACCACGCGCGGGTCGGAGAGGAACTCCGCGAGGTAGCGGCGGACCGCGGCGGCGTCGGGCGCGTCGGGGGTCCCGAGGTTGATCAGCAGCACCCCGACCCGCGGGGTCGGGACGATCGGGTGGTCGGCGGGCGGTTGCATGGGGCGCTAGATCAGCGCGAACGGCAGCTTGCGCAAGCGCCGTCCCTGCGCCGCCAGCGCATTCGCCACCGCCGGGGCGAGCGGGAGCAGGCCGAGACCGCTCACCCCGCCCGGCGCGGCGTCGCTCGGCACCAGCTCGATCTCGATCCGCGGCAGCCGGTCGAGGCGCAGCCCGCCCGGGTCCGCGGCGACCGGCATGCCGGCGACGAGGCGGGGGGTTGGGCGCGTCGCCTGCTGCAGCGCGCTGACGAGCCCGCCCTCGATCTGCTGGCGGACCAGGCCGGGGTTGATTACCCGCCCGCAGTCGACCGCGGCGACCAGCCGGTCGACCCGCACCGTCCGGTCCTCGCCGATCGTCGCGCTCGCCAGCAGCCCGATGTGCGAGCCGTATGCGCTGACCGCGGCCAGCCCCATCGTGCTGCCGGCGCCGCCCCCGTCCCACCCGCCG
This window harbors:
- the phbB gene encoding acetoacetyl-CoA reductase; the protein is MARVAIVTGGTRGIGEAISVALKDAGVTVAANYAGNDERAKAFTDRTGIKAYKWDVSDYDACMAGVRQVSEELGPVDILVNNAGITRDTTMKRMDHAKWQEVMDTNLGGCFNMAKAVWDDMTGRKYGRIVNIGSINGQAGQYGQVNYAAAKSGIHGFTKALAQEGARTGITVNAIAPGYIDTDMVAAVPEDVLGKIVARIPVGRLGRADEIARGVAFLTDENAGFVTGSTLSINGGQHMY
- a CDS encoding ribbon-helix-helix domain-containing protein; the encoded protein is METLTYSPPVKRSILIAGHSTSISLEPLFWRALEIAARDSGRPVNALVAEIDEARMQSPNPPNLTSALRQWLFGRALGG
- a CDS encoding NAD-glutamate dehydrogenase encodes the protein MTAQQRVARSLPEVLKDALLCNALPGELDGFGPDEQQEAAEFVARCVEQRQPGEAIVCVESAGTPLTRRRMRVCIANDDMPFLVDSVANAIAGHDLVVHRLLHPIVSADRDPAGKLRFAECDRGGGGLRESIMYIECDRADARLRAALRGELEQVLADVRAAVADWSAMQAQMRADAEAATAEHPEGAALMQWFADGAMTLLGYEVERSGREGEGGLGLFRFPGEPTDEGGCDEAIRYFENGGQVPLMAKADRKSSIHRRVPLDLVAVPIRESGKVTAVGVHVGLWTSEALSAPVEDTPLLRDRLRQLEEQFGFEPTSHSGKALRHALSSLPHDLLLNLDTDSVRRLVVAAMLLADRPQPTLVLVRSILKGHLFAWVWLPREELSTRRRLAIGTMLEEASGGRQTAWSVDLGDGDLALIRYTFAVTADMPTPEEALLDRRLYEMVRGWVPALEERLVIGAGANRARRLTLAFGNAFPEAYRSRYPAADAAEDVLRLEALADESRRSVRLYRLPFDPRTQLRLKLYRRGELVPLSDVVPVLEFFGFTVLKETPTRLEGISANIHEFALDLADGGDAEALLARAEVIEAAIAAVLEGKTENDNFNQLIIAGVEPQAVVWLRAWFRYLRQTGANFGLATVADALRRAPEATAALVAGFVAAHDPALEGDRAQAMRDQGGRLDEALSRVQGIDDDRILRLYRSVTAAIIRTNAFALKPDEALAFKLNSALIPGLPRPVPWREIWVFSPRVEGIHLRGGPVARGGLRWSDRRDDFRTEILGLMKAQMVKNAVIVPTGAKGGFFPKQLPSPANREAWLAEGTEAYRIFIRSLLSVTDNIVEDQVVHPPEVVVHDGDDPYFVVAADKGTATFSDVANALALERNFWLGDAFASGGSNGYDHKAMGITAKGAWISVQRHFREMGIDIQSEPVTVAGCGDMSGDVFGNGMLLSKSIKLVAAFDHRHIFLDPNPDPAASWAERERMFNLPRSSWEDYDHSLISAGGGIFPRTQKQIPLSPEVRALLEVEVETIDPTSLINAILKAPVGLLWFGGIGTYVKASGQANSVVGDPANDVLRVNGSELRCKVIGEGANLATTQAGRIEFAEHGGRINTDFIDNSAGVDCSDNEVNIKIALNRDVRDGRTSLDERNALLVRMTDDVSDLVLEDNRLQTLALSIAEAGGARALPGTVRTIEILEASGRLDRTVEGLEQSDALLRRAQDGRGLTRPELAVVLSMSKLAMQQAAEDLRLADDPLLVPQLFAAFPAEMQQRHEEAIRTHRLRHEILATKVANRIVNRLGPSMALDITEEEGASVAQVITAFLAVEQLLQLDKLWGRIERAEVSEQVRIELFDQAARSVRGHLSDMLRLMPPHARAGELVTRLQPGLDKVNAAARRLIRAEVRQEAEARRQRLQALGAPDEIVRGLVKLYELDGVFGIAALGAQRHLDELALTRAYVRLGEALGLDWAQGQLTRFAPADSWERLLAAGLSRDFEALRIEWLGRAPGEDPEAAVEQWVKDQGERIDQFRRLVSRARSTGSVSVSMLAQIASQARILLAR
- the hemH gene encoding ferrochelatase produces the protein MQPPADHPIVPTPRVGVLLINLGTPDAPDAAAVRRYLAEFLSDPRVVEIPRIAWKPILHGIVLRTRPSKSAHAYRQVWTEEGSPLAAITARQARALAGRWGDTVLVDWAMRYGNPGIAAAVQRLKKAGAERILAAPLYPQYSGATTASAHDALFAGMAALRWQPALRTLPAYHDDPLYIDALVASLERQIAALDFEPERLLLSFHGMPERTLRLGDPYHCQCRKTARLVSERMSVPVDVAFQSRFGRARWLEPATDATLEAYPPQGVKRIAIAAPGFSADCLETIEELGLRGRESFLAAGGEQFAALDCLNDSDEGMAMLDGLLSRELAGWWNRP
- a CDS encoding ATP-grasp domain-containing protein, translating into MRILFLTPAPDYPEAFDWAYRRQGAALVEAGATLETRPWTAAGDLAEFDLVLPILAWGYNRRYAEWLAFLDRAEADRAPLLNAPRLLRWNSDKIYLAELGRRGIPSVATIAVDTLGDADLAAARAQFGTEALVVKPPVSAGADGTFRIRAGETTPAAVAGQRMLVQPYLKAITSSGEVSLFYFGGEFSHAIVKLPREGDFRVQPTWGGHERTIAPPPAAEALAVQALAACPDQPLYARVDMVDVGAGEWRIMELELIEPALFLDHAADLGRGFAQAVLSAAERASEQPLA